In Geitlerinema sp. PCC 9228, the genomic window TTTCTGCCACTTGGTCGGCAGCTTCGGGAATTTGGGCGCAACTTTCCAAAGCTTGAATTAAAATATTGGCATATTCTTGGGCGTAGGGAATATTTGCCTGAATAAAATTGTTGGCATTATTGATTTCGTGGGAAATCCCCGCCACCATTTCTCCCAAACTAGAAAGTTTTTCGCTTTGAATTAGCTGATTTTGCGTACTGCGCAACTTTTGCAGCGTTTTTTCTAGCTGTTGGGCTTTTTCCTGGTACTTTTTCGCGGTAACCTGAACTTGCTGGAACAGTTCGGCTTGGTTAATCGCGATCGCAATTTGTTCTCCCAATTGCGTGAGGAGATTAATTTCGTAGGTACGCCAGCTACGCGGCTGGCTGCATTCGTGGGCAATCAGCAACCCCCACAAATTCTTGCCCATCACAATGGGAACAATCAAGTTTGCTTTGACCTGCAACTTTTCCAAAAACTGTACGTGACAATCATCTAACCCCGCCTCGCGAATGTTATCGATTGCCCGAACGCGACCGTTTTGATACAAATAGGCATATTTTTCGGAAAAGCAATCATCAGCCCCCATATTGCCCAACACCGAATCCCAGGGTTCGATAACATCTTCCACCACCACCGAACCGTTCCAATCTTCGCCAAACTGATAGACAACAACGCGGTCGGTATTCAACAGCTGGCGTACCCCTTCCACAGTGGTTTGTAAAATAGTTTCCAAATCCAGGCTGCTGCGAATTTGATTGGTAATCAGACGAACCAGGGATTCGCTTTTTGCCTGCCGCTGGGTTTCTGCGTATAGTTGGGCTTGATTGATGGCAATGGCAAGACTAGAAGCCACCTCCGCCAAGAGTTCTTCTTCCCATTGCTGCCATTGACGCGGGCGATCGCATTGATGCAAACCAATGATACCATTGACCTGACCCTGATAGCGGGTAGCCACCGCCAGCATGGATTGAATTTGCAGGGTATTGATGGTGGCTAGGGCTTGCTGGCTTAACCCGGGAAACTCGTGCATCCGTTCCACCGCTAGGGGAGACTCCTGTTTCATCAACGCCTGCAGGTGGGGATTGCCATTTTCGGGTACTTTGAAAGCTAGCTGGCTGGGATACTCGGGTTGGCAATATTCCCCTTTGGTGATAAAAACATTTTCCTCGGGGTCTTTCACCAACACCGAAACGCGATCGCATTTGAGGGTCTTGCCCAACATTTCGCAAGCAGAATTGAGAATTTCTTGCAAGTCGAGGGTACGGTGAATCTCGTAATTGATAGAATTGAGCAGGCGTAGCAGTTTCACCTGCTGGTGCAATTCCCAATTAGATACGCTGCCGGGTTCCGGTTGTTGGGTCAACCCGTGGCTGGATTCGGCGGCTGGTATATTGAAATCGCTTGGGATTTTGCTGTTTGAACTCATTGCTGAATCCGCTGGTAATGGTTCTAACTGCGGCAAAGGGCAACAGGCAGGATATGGATCTGGTTCCCGAGAAGGCATAAATAAAAACCACGATCGAATTGACAGGAGATAGGAAGATGCACTTTGATAGACTTCGCGCCCGCGTCTGAAAAAACTGGAACGAATCGATTATAAAAACGACTTACTATACATCTTAGCTTTCTTTACCTCTCAGCGCTTTGTGGAGATTGGGCGGAAACGTTCCCCACGCCCGGTGCCCAATGCGGTCCATCGATTTGCCAAAATACTTCAAAATGCCCGCTTTCCCCAATTTTTCTGTTTCTCCTTCTTCTCAATCATTTTCTCAACCCTCCTCGCTAACTGGTTGCTTGGGCGTCGCCATGGGCAACTCCCACCTGCATTGGGGATGGTTTGCACCAGAATTGGTGTTGGCGTGGAATACCCCACACCTATCATCTTCCCAAGTAGCACAGCTGATTGCAAGTGGTTTTGATTTCCGTCGGGTAGGCGTGGAAACGGTAACCAACCTACGCCAACACTCTAGAAACCAAGACAGCCATGTATGGGAATTGATTGGGCAACTTGCGGCTTCCCATTCCCAACCCCTGCCTTTGTGGATTGCTTCTGTGGTTCCCGAACAAACTTACTTATGGCAATCCTATCCCGGTACGCGGGTTTTGACCCTCCAAGACGTTCCCCTATCCCAAACCTATGCTACCCTAGGCATCGATCGCGCTTTGGCAGTTTGGGGAGGGTGGTACCTTTACCAATCGGCGGTGTTGGTGGTGGATGCTGGCACTGCACTCACGTTTACCGGTGCCTCGCAGGAGGGAACTTTGATCGGCGGTGCGATTTTCCCGGGATTTGGGTTGCAAGGAAAAGCTCTCAGCCAACAAACGGCGGCACTTCCTGCTATTCAAATTCATTTCGATGGTTCCCAGCCACCCCGTTGGGCAACTCATACCGACGATGCCATTCGCAGCGGTGTTTTTTACGCTACTGTAGCCGGCGTGAAAGATTTCTTACAGGCTTGGTGGCAGGATTTTCCCCAATCCCAAGTTGTGGTCACGGGTGGCGATGCTACCCTGTTATATCAAACATTGGCTGCCGATTGCCCTGACAAGTCCCATGCTATTTCCTATCTGCCTTATTTGGTTTTGCAATCTTTGGGATGGTTGGTGATGCCCAAAGCGCTTTAGCCCACTTTGGGCAGGTCCAATAGATTCCCGAAACTTGGTTTTCAAGAAAAAACGATTTTTTTTTCACTATCTTCCCAAATATGGTATTTTGTTTGTAGGTACTTCTAGATAATGGGAATAGACGCGATTTTCAAATAAGACAAAATATTCCCATTGTTTAAATGGTATGTCAAAATTCCGCCCTAGTCAATCCCCAGGTGCCAAAAAAATTTCAATTTCTCCATCGGGGCGATTTCCCAGCCAAAATTGATTGAGAATCGAGGCTAGAGGCCAGAAATTGTTGAATTTTCAGCTTTTTATGCTTGCAAAACAATTTTGCGCACAGTATTGGTTGGGGTTTTGCCGCGTTTGACGGCCATGCGTTCGCGAACAATATCCCATGCCGATTTGGAAAAAGCCGCCGGTAGCGCCAGTCGCAAACCTGTGGAAAATTTTTTCTGTTTGCAGGCAACCAATCCCCAATGTAGGTGCATGTAATTTTCAATGGTTGCTAAGCTAGGGGTGCGATCGCGATGGGAAGGGTCAACGAGCGGATAAATGCGACGCTTCATTAAAATATTGGTATCCAAACGGGTTTGAATGGGAACTTTTTGGTTGCCGCCTCCCGACCAAACAGTTCGATAAGCCAAACACCGGTTGATGAAAATGGCATCGCCAAACTGGGCAATTTTAATCCAAGAATCGATATCATCGCAGTTACCATCAAGGGAGGAATCCCATCCCCCGGTTTTCATGAAAGCTTCTTTTTGAAAAAGCACTTGTACGGGGGTACCAAAGGGAACTTGCTCTAGCAACATACCGTAGTGAATATCCGCTTGGGGAATATAAACAATGTCACCGGGTCCTACTGGATACGTACGATACAGTTCGACTTCATTTTCGTCAACTTGAGCGGCTTGGCAGGAACAGATGACAGCTTGCGGTCGCAATGCGATCGCATTCTGCATAGTTTCTAAAAACTCGGGATGCAAGTAATCATCATCGTCGAGGGGTTTGATCCAATCTCCCGTTGCGGCTGCCACGCCGGCATTCATAGTTTTGGCGTGACCTTGGTTGGTGGCGTTGCGGTGGTAAACGACCTCTGGCGATGCCAAATTGCGAACGTATGCTTCCGTTCCATCGGTGGAACCATCGTCGGCGATAACGACTTCGCAGGGAAGGGTTTGCGAGAGCGCCGAATCAATGGCTCGACGCAGCAAATCC contains:
- a CDS encoding GAF domain-containing protein; this encodes MSSNSKIPSDFNIPAAESSHGLTQQPEPGSVSNWELHQQVKLLRLLNSINYEIHRTLDLQEILNSACEMLGKTLKCDRVSVLVKDPEENVFITKGEYCQPEYPSQLAFKVPENGNPHLQALMKQESPLAVERMHEFPGLSQQALATINTLQIQSMLAVATRYQGQVNGIIGLHQCDRPRQWQQWEEELLAEVASSLAIAINQAQLYAETQRQAKSESLVRLITNQIRSSLDLETILQTTVEGVRQLLNTDRVVVYQFGEDWNGSVVVEDVIEPWDSVLGNMGADDCFSEKYAYLYQNGRVRAIDNIREAGLDDCHVQFLEKLQVKANLIVPIVMGKNLWGLLIAHECSQPRSWRTYEINLLTQLGEQIAIAINQAELFQQVQVTAKKYQEKAQQLEKTLQKLRSTQNQLIQSEKLSSLGEMVAGISHEINNANNFIQANIPYAQEYANILIQALESCAQIPEAADQVAEITEDIELAYLQDDFPNLIDSMKQGAERISSIINALRTFSRLDEAQVKTIDIHEAIESSLAVLHHRIGPSIQIHKNYSELPRIRCFPSHLNQVFYNLLNNAFDAIVAQKSIGEITIRSWQIDGDWIGVAIRDNGIGIDAETQNKIFDPFFTNKPVGKGTGLGLSTCYQVVVQGHGGKLSCHSELGKGAEFVVELPVQSKVLEPRGQKELQEQQEQ
- a CDS encoding glycosyltransferase family 2 protein, translated to MKFSVVITTYNRLDLLRRAIDSALSQTLPCEVVIADDGSTDGTEAYVRNLASPEVVYHRNATNQGHAKTMNAGVAAATGDWIKPLDDDDYLHPEFLETMQNAIALRPQAVICSCQAAQVDENEVELYRTYPVGPGDIVYIPQADIHYGMLLEQVPFGTPVQVLFQKEAFMKTGGWDSSLDGNCDDIDSWIKIAQFGDAIFINRCLAYRTVWSGGGNQKVPIQTRLDTNILMKRRIYPLVDPSHRDRTPSLATIENYMHLHWGLVACKQKKFSTGLRLALPAAFSKSAWDIVRERMAVKRGKTPTNTVRKIVLQA
- a CDS encoding pantothenate kinase, whose product is MPAFPNFSVSPSSQSFSQPSSLTGCLGVAMGNSHLHWGWFAPELVLAWNTPHLSSSQVAQLIASGFDFRRVGVETVTNLRQHSRNQDSHVWELIGQLAASHSQPLPLWIASVVPEQTYLWQSYPGTRVLTLQDVPLSQTYATLGIDRALAVWGGWYLYQSAVLVVDAGTALTFTGASQEGTLIGGAIFPGFGLQGKALSQQTAALPAIQIHFDGSQPPRWATHTDDAIRSGVFYATVAGVKDFLQAWWQDFPQSQVVVTGGDATLLYQTLAADCPDKSHAISYLPYLVLQSLGWLVMPKAL